CGTTGCGCATGATTGTGAAGACCCAAGTAGAAGCCCCACCTTTGGAACCGTCGTATAAGTGAGCTTTGCGCCAAACCAAAATCATGGTTTCTTGCACTAGCTCCATTGCTTGCCCGTCCGCTCTGAGGTGGCGGAGGCCGTAAGCTCGGATTTTAGGTGCGAAGTGGCTGAAAAGGCTTGAAAAAGCCTTGTCGTCCCTTTTATTCGCAACGAGTGTAAGTAACTCCGCCAAATGTTCGGGAGTAGGTGTAGACATAGATGACCGACTGTTTGATCGTTTCTGGTTGCTTGAATTATATGTGCTTTCGACCAGTTCCATGATGTTTGTGTCCTTTAAATGTCTTATCAGTCGAAACGAATTAAATTCAATTTTGGATCACTAATACATCAAGTTTTTTCTTCTGTGAGGAGCAATGAAATGAATTGTTTTGCTTCTTGTAGGTCCTGCTGTGCCAAAAACCATTGGCGTTGGTTATTTGCGAGCGGAAGAATTTCCAACCAGCGTTGACAAACCCACAACATATCGTCAAATTGCTTTTCGCTATGATATTGGGAGGCATGTTCGGGGTGCGCATCAAACAG
The nucleotide sequence above comes from Grimontia kaedaensis. Encoded proteins:
- a CDS encoding sigma-70 family RNA polymerase sigma factor, whose product is MELVESTYNSSNQKRSNSRSSMSTPTPEHLAELLTLVANKRDDKAFSSLFSHFAPKIRAYGLRHLRADGQAMELVQETMILVWRKAHLYDGSKGGASTWVFTIMRNVSFDMLRKVKSNREDCLSGDIWPLIDGEVGDQEDEALQEQIQTQLLSYIDLLPDLQQQVVRGVYLKQLTHQELADQLNVPLGTIKSRLRLGLQKLRSHLEVNND